One region of Eupeodes corollae chromosome 1, idEupCoro1.1, whole genome shotgun sequence genomic DNA includes:
- the LOC129939798 gene encoding probable myosin light chain kinase DDB_G0284661, which translates to MSFNEKENTKNEPTGTSTATAAAAVGNSKDYSADEASGNESHKMYKSESYRQADILQVKEEMKNRRKKKKRTSSSLHSSTFQELYKLTGEILGEGAYASVQTCVNTYTDLEYAVKIIEKVPGHARARVFREVETFHQCQGHPAILQLIEFFEDDERFYLVFEKIHGGPLLKKIQDSVCFAEHDAAEIVKQLACGLDFLHKKGIAHRDLKPENILCVNRDKLNPIKICDFDLGSGIKLNDDTAMPSKSPQLFTPVGSAEFMAPEVVELFLGEANYYDKRCDLWSLGVIVYILLCGYPPFSGNCGNDCGWTRGESCHYCQQLLFESIKEGRVHFPASEWDSVSDEAKDLVNRLLVKNAQERLSAENILKHPWFASIEALKTKIENNQNILKTSGLIRKNQSAQEISKFAESAMNVKRVILQHFSMRESVLKKERPNIYIPKMFSYHQTAIPGSIQTVDGWAIKRSICINNKKKNNAFLEKVNDNGDDAKSGSGGLTTVLESPQPDLVQNGNSTNNQNKMEWKQTEAQADDVQVNAETEVEAQVMSIDSTKVEVESESNNSSAMELENDKTAIKSAANDESPYDEYALTELRSNLTNKKHHQAASEVGPLIYSDKLNHHHIDLSKENLISSNRNQTMEKYIMNDRICLPCKRFDKDENYPKLSDKSNTNNSIAVARKESITDKISWRNDCVRSMISVCCLLKMRNSNNWNIDRDPPSSHPTTDRDGIILNEEKFGYKQRESPAQTYDLQAPSESCLMQRRMHKFYLNI; encoded by the coding sequence ATGTCGTTTAATGAAAAggaaaatactaaaaatgaaCCGACGGGAACTTCAACGGCAACTGCGGCAGCGGCAGTTGGAAATTCTAAAGACTATAGCGCAGACGAGGCTTCTGGCAATGAATCCCACAAAATGTATAAATCGGAAAGCTATAGACAAGCTGACATCCTCCAAGTCAAGGAGGAAATGAAAAATcgacgaaaaaagaaaaaacgaacAAGCTCTTCGCTGCACTCTTCAACTTTTCAGGAACTCTATAAGTTAACTGGTGAGATTCTGGGCGAGGGAGCATATGCCTCTGTTCAGACGTGTGTCAATACGTACACCGATTTGGAATATGCTGTGAAAATAATCGAAAAAGTACCTGGACATGCACGTGCTCGTGTGTTTCGAGAAGTGGAAACTTTTCATCAGTGCCAAGGTCATCCTGCCATATTACAGTTGATAGAATTTTTCGAAGACGATGAGAGGTTTTATTTGGTATTCGAGAAAATCCACGGCGGACCGTTGCTTAAGAAAATTCAAGATTCCGTGTGCTTTGCGGAGCACGATGCGGCCGAGATAGTTAAGCAACTTGCGTGTGGCCTTGATTTTCTCCATAAGAAGGGCATAGCCCATCGAGACCTTAAGCCGGAGAATATTCTGTGTGTGAATCGTGATAAATTGAATCCTATTAAAATTTGTGACTTTGATCTGGGTTCGGGGATCAAGCTGAACGATGACACAGCTATGCCTTCAAAGAGTCCCCAGCTATTTACCCCGGTTGGCAGTGCCGAGTTCATGGCTCCCGAGGTTGTGGAATTGTTTCTTGGCGAAGCCAACTACTATGACAAGCGATGCGATCTGTGGTCCTTGGGGGTAATAGTGTACATCTTACTGTGTGGCTATCCGCCGTTTTCCGGCAACTGCGGCAACGATTGTGGCTGGACTCGTGGCGAGAGTTGCCACTACTGCCAGCAACTGCTGTTCGAATCCATCAAAGAAGGTCGTGTCCATTTTCCCGCTTCCGAATGGGACAGTGTAAGCGATGAGGCAAAGGATTTGGTCAATAGACTGCTGGTGAAGAACGCCCAGGAGCGTTTGAGTGCCGAGAACATCTTAAAGCACCCCTGGTTTGCGTCAATAGAAGCGTTGAAGACGAAAATTGAGAACAATCAAAACATCCTCAAAACTTCGGGGTTGATTCGCAAGAATCAGTCGGCTCAGGAAATATCCAAGTTCGCAGAATCGGCCATGAATGTCAAACGAGTTATTTTGCAACACTTTTCGATGCGCGAATCTGTGCTTAAGAAAGAGAGACCCAATATTTACATTCCTAAAATGTTCTCCTATCATCAAACTGCGATTCCGGGAAGTATTCAGACAGTGGACGGTTGGGCAATAAAACGAAGTATTTGcattaacaataaaaagaagaataatgcCTTCTTAGAAAAAGTCAATGATAACGGCGATGATGCCAAAAGCGGTAGCGGCGGTCTTACCACCGTTCTCGAATCACCACAGCCGGATCTAGTGCAGAACGGTAACTCTACAAATAACCAAAACAAGATGGAATGGAAGCAAACTGAAGCTCAAGCCGACGACGTGCAAGTCAATGCTGAAACTGAAGTCGAAGCCCAAGTGATGTCTATTGATTCGAcaaaagttgaagttgaatcTGAATCTAATAATTCAAGTGCAATGGAGCTCGAAAATGATAAAACCGCAATAAAGTCTGCCGCCAATGATGAAAGCCCTTATGACGAATATGCCTTAACTGAACTGAGGAGCAACTTGACAAACAAGAAGCATCATCAAGCGGCTTCTGAAGTTGGCCCTCTCATCTATTCGGACAAACTCAATCATCATCACATAGATTTAAGCAAAGAAAATCTAATATCCTCCAACAGGAATCAAACAATGGAGAAATACATAATGAACGATCGTATCTGTCTTCCCTGCAAACGGTTCGATAAAGACGAAAACTATCCAAAGCTCTCCGACAAGTCAAACACCAATAATTCTATTGCTGTGGCAAGAAAGGAGTCAATTACAGACAAAATAAGCTGGCGCAATGATTGTGTTCGTTCGATGATAAGCGTTTGCTGCTTATTGAAAATGCGAAATTCCAATAATTGGAACATCGATCGCGATCCTCCTTCTTCTCATCCTACAACCGATCGTGATGGTATAATATTGAATGAGGAGAAATTTGGCTATAAGCAACGTGAAAGTCCTGCCCAAACGTACGATCTGCAAGCACCCAGTGAGAGTTGTCTCATGCAGCGCCGTATGCACAAGTTTTacctaaatatataa